The stretch of DNA TAAAAGCATATTCATTAATTCTGGAATTAAAAAAAATATTTGATTATAAAAAACCAGCATATGCATCAAAATTCTTTAAAAAATGGTATGACAAAGCGTTAAAATCAAATATACCAGAAATGAAAAAAGCAGCTAAGAGTTTATATAAACATATAAATGGTATTCTTATGCATTTAAAAACAGGATTAACCAATGCTAAAATTGAAGGCATGAATTCAAAACTTAGAACTTTTACCAAAAGAGCTTATGGTTTTAAGTCTTTTAAATATTTATCCATTACTATTTTTTTGGCTTTAGGTAAATTGCCTTTTTCCTAATTACCCACTCTTTTCGTGGGAGAACCCTAAAACCATAGAACTTACATAATTAATTTTTTCTTCATCTATTAATCCTAATAATTTTTTTTCATGTTCATTTTCATCTTTTATA from Marinitoga hydrogenitolerans DSM 16785 encodes:
- a CDS encoding transposase; translation: KAYSLILELKKIFDYKKPAYASKFFKKWYDKALKSNIPEMKKAAKSLYKHINGILMHLKTGLTNAKIEGMNSKLRTFTKRAYGFKSFKYLSITIFLALGKLPFS